A section of the Anabaena cylindrica PCC 7122 genome encodes:
- a CDS encoding serine/threonine-protein kinase — MKLWQPNQHLNNGRFIIQRVMRSGGFGVTYSIREKATSKLFVLKALNYIQQNKVDFKQLQVKFVNEAVRLARCSHPHIVKVYEVIQEDGLWCMIMEYIDGEDLAEYINDNGVLAEEEALLYIDQIAQALEYIHHQGFLHRDIKPSNILLRRGKLEVVLIDFGLAREYSSGQIKSMTNDRTDGYAPIEQYQKRGNFGAYTDVYALAATLYTLLTKKVPIPAEYRNKNNTLPPPKQFNSQISDRVNNAILRGMALEPENRPQSVFEFRELLGLASMLPSQEIEEKLISVVGMDYTRLRELLASGKWKEADEETTRVMLAVVGRENEGWLSEKDIYNFPCQDIRTLDQLWVKYSNGRFGFSVQRRIYQSLRGTRKFHQEVWDAIGDKVGWKKDKKWMYYDDLTFDITAPEAHLPSGIFWFDSWWGRYGWFLLDGVERRFYYLVARVIKCNI; from the coding sequence ATGAAACTTTGGCAGCCCAATCAACATCTAAATAATGGTAGATTTATTATCCAAAGAGTGATGCGTAGCGGTGGCTTTGGAGTCACTTATAGCATCAGAGAAAAGGCTACATCTAAATTATTTGTTTTGAAAGCTCTCAATTATATTCAACAAAATAAAGTAGATTTTAAACAACTACAGGTAAAGTTTGTCAATGAAGCAGTTCGGTTAGCAAGATGTTCTCATCCTCATATTGTCAAAGTCTATGAAGTGATCCAAGAAGATGGACTTTGGTGCATGATTATGGAATATATAGATGGAGAAGATTTAGCAGAATATATTAATGATAATGGAGTGTTAGCAGAAGAAGAAGCACTACTATATATTGACCAAATTGCACAAGCTTTAGAATATATTCATCACCAAGGATTTTTACATCGAGATATCAAACCTAGTAATATCTTATTACGTCGAGGAAAATTGGAAGTAGTGTTAATAGATTTTGGGTTGGCAAGAGAGTATAGCAGCGGTCAAATCAAAAGTATGACTAATGATAGAACCGATGGTTATGCACCAATTGAACAATATCAAAAAAGAGGCAATTTTGGTGCTTATACCGATGTTTATGCTTTGGCTGCTACCCTCTATACTTTACTAACTAAAAAAGTACCTATACCTGCTGAATATAGAAACAAAAATAATACTTTACCACCACCAAAACAATTTAATTCGCAAATTAGCGATAGAGTAAATAATGCGATTCTTCGGGGAATGGCTTTGGAACCAGAAAATCGTCCCCAGTCGGTATTTGAATTTAGAGAATTACTAGGTCTAGCTAGTATGTTACCCTCTCAAGAAATAGAGGAAAAACTAATTTCAGTAGTGGGAATGGACTACACTCGACTACGGGAATTACTTGCGTCTGGAAAGTGGAAAGAAGCAGATGAAGAAACAACACGAGTCATGTTAGCCGTAGTAGGAAGAGAAAATGAAGGTTGGTTAAGTGAAAAAGATATTTATAATTTCCCTTGTCAAGATATTCGTACTCTTGACCAATTATGGGTAAAATATAGTAATGGCAGATTTGGTTTCTCTGTGCAAAGGCGTATTTATCAAAGTCTGCGAGGCACTAGAAAATTTCACCAAGAAGTTTGGGATGCTATTGGTGATAAAGTGGGTTGGAAGAAAGATAAAAAATGGATGTATTATGATGATTTGACATTTGATATTACAGCACCAGAAGCTCATTTACCAAGTGGAATTTTTTGGTTTGATTCATGGTGGGGTCGCTATGGGTGGTTTTTATTAGATGGAGTAGAAAGGCGGTTTTATTATTTAGTGGCGCGAGTGATTAAGTGCAATATATAG
- a CDS encoding thioredoxin-like domain-containing protein, with protein sequence MIPRVRSPELPQNYPWLNTVKPLSLKSLKGRIVILDFWTYCCVNCLHILPDLKYLERKYQDSLTIIGVHSGKFDNEKEIESIRQAILRYEIEHPVLVDNNFLVWENYTVRAWPTLIIIDPQGYVIGQFAGEGHLQAIENVIIQLQQKNQAHINFQQFQFTLEKQHQPLITPLAFPGKVLATSSGLFIADSGHHRIVMTRFDGKILYVIGTGKSGLTDGAFNQVQFSAPQGMTFDDESQILYIADTENYALRQIDLQRQVVETIAGTGQQNHIISPHGGVALETALNSPWDLQKVGNKLLIAMAGSHQIWEMDLERGTIETFAGTGAEGCFDSTLTECAFAQPSGITTNGQELFIADSEVSSIRGVELDEQGKVRTICGSGMLFGFGDMDGEKLDVRLQHCLGVEYFQNYLWVADTYNHKIKLVHPTTGNCQTVLGDGLPGFQDGQGKNTRFSEPSGLSGIDSYLYISDTNNHAIRRVNLKTLTVQTLDFPGLCAPSLCLSSHISAF encoded by the coding sequence ATGATTCCTCGTGTAAGATCACCAGAACTACCGCAAAATTACCCTTGGTTAAATACAGTTAAACCCTTATCTCTAAAATCACTCAAAGGTAGAATCGTCATTTTAGACTTTTGGACATACTGTTGTGTTAACTGTCTGCACATATTACCAGACTTGAAATATTTAGAGCGCAAATATCAAGATAGCCTAACTATTATTGGCGTTCACTCTGGAAAATTCGACAACGAAAAGGAAATTGAAAGCATCCGTCAAGCTATTCTGCGTTATGAAATTGAACACCCAGTTTTAGTTGATAATAATTTTCTTGTTTGGGAAAATTATACTGTCAGAGCTTGGCCTACTTTAATTATTATTGACCCGCAAGGATACGTTATTGGGCAATTTGCTGGAGAAGGGCATCTTCAAGCCATTGAAAACGTAATTATTCAACTTCAGCAGAAAAATCAGGCTCACATCAATTTTCAACAATTTCAATTCACTTTAGAAAAACAACATCAACCATTAATTACACCCCTAGCGTTTCCGGGTAAAGTCTTAGCTACATCATCAGGTTTGTTTATTGCTGATTCTGGACATCATCGTATCGTCATGACCCGCTTTGATGGTAAAATTCTGTATGTGATTGGTACAGGAAAATCTGGACTAACTGATGGTGCTTTTAATCAAGTACAGTTTTCTGCACCCCAGGGGATGACATTTGATGATGAAAGTCAAATTCTTTACATTGCTGACACAGAAAATTATGCCTTACGACAAATTGACTTACAGCGGCAAGTGGTAGAGACTATTGCAGGAACTGGCCAGCAAAACCATATTATTAGTCCTCACGGAGGTGTTGCACTCGAAACAGCCCTAAATTCCCCTTGGGATTTACAAAAAGTAGGCAATAAATTGTTGATTGCAATGGCAGGATCACATCAAATTTGGGAAATGGATTTAGAACGAGGTACGATTGAAACCTTTGCTGGTACAGGTGCAGAAGGTTGTTTCGATAGCACATTGACAGAATGTGCCTTTGCTCAACCTAGCGGCATTACCACCAATGGTCAGGAATTATTTATTGCTGACAGTGAAGTTAGTTCAATTCGAGGAGTAGAACTCGACGAACAGGGTAAAGTGCGAACTATTTGCGGCAGTGGTATGTTATTTGGCTTTGGTGATATGGATGGAGAAAAGCTAGATGTCAGGTTGCAGCACTGTTTAGGTGTGGAATATTTCCAAAATTATCTGTGGGTAGCAGATACTTACAACCACAAAATTAAATTGGTGCATCCCACCACAGGGAATTGTCAAACTGTTTTAGGAGATGGTTTACCTGGGTTTCAAGACGGACAAGGTAAGAATACCCGATTTTCAGAACCTTCAGGACTAAGTGGCATAGATTCATATCTATATATCAGTGATACCAATAATCATGCCATCCGTCGTGTCAATTTAAAAACGCTAACCGTGCAAACATTAGATTTTCCTGGTTTGTGTGCGCCTAGCCTATGTCTGTCTTCTCATATATCTGCATTTTGA
- a CDS encoding photosystem II protein, Psb35-related gives MTILIALIVVGWVAASVVGSLAYFMGEQTKPIHERNWRSESFEQLAQSITGIEIDYSNRTPAYVMDAYASRTLPQ, from the coding sequence ATGACTATATTAATTGCGCTAATTGTTGTAGGTTGGGTAGCAGCTTCAGTTGTAGGTTCTCTGGCTTATTTTATGGGTGAGCAAACCAAGCCAATTCATGAACGTAACTGGCGTTCTGAGTCTTTTGAGCAGTTAGCCCAGTCTATTACTGGCATAGAAATAGACTATAGTAATCGCACTCCTGCTTATGTAATGGATGCTTATGCAAGCCGTACTTTACCTCAATAG
- a CDS encoding Asp-tRNA(Asn)/Glu-tRNA(Gln) amidotransferase GatCAB subunit A, with product MNDAVSIAENVLSGKVSAVEVTQAALARIAARNNQLNCFTTITATTALKDAENIDKNIAEGKNIGVLCGVPFAVKNLFDIAGLTTLAGSKINAENPPATEDATAITRLKKSGAVLVGALNMDEYAYGFVTENAHYGTTHNPHDLQRVAGGSSGGSAAAVAGGLVPLTLGSDTNGSIRVPAALCGVFGFKPTYGRLSRAGVKLFSSSLDHIGHFATSVRDIATIFDVLQGEDGKDPICTKRPAERSLLQINNDISHLRIAIADDYFTQNSTPEALAAVQKVAKALNITQYVNIPEADIARAAAFVITACEGANLHLEKLKSRPQDFDVATRDRFLAGALIPGSWYIQAQRFRRWYRDQIREIFQNLDIIIAPTTPITSPLIGQQTMILDSEEILVRPHLGLFTQPLSFIGLPVLSVPIQNQNSLPLGVQLIAAPDNEVLILQIAAVLESQGVVSCQVSI from the coding sequence ATGAATGATGCTGTATCTATAGCTGAAAATGTTTTATCAGGTAAAGTTAGCGCAGTAGAAGTTACTCAAGCAGCGTTAGCAAGAATTGCTGCTAGGAATAACCAATTAAATTGTTTTACAACTATTACCGCAACAACAGCTTTAAAAGATGCAGAAAATATTGATAAAAATATTGCTGAAGGTAAAAATATTGGTGTTTTATGTGGTGTACCATTTGCAGTTAAAAATTTATTTGATATTGCTGGTTTAACAACTTTAGCCGGTTCAAAAATTAACGCTGAAAATCCTCCAGCTACTGAAGATGCAACCGCTATTACTAGGTTAAAAAAATCTGGTGCAGTGTTGGTTGGTGCGTTAAATATGGACGAATATGCTTATGGGTTTGTGACAGAAAATGCCCATTATGGTACTACTCACAATCCCCATGATTTACAACGGGTGGCTGGGGGTTCTTCCGGTGGTTCTGCTGCTGCGGTTGCTGGGGGTTTGGTTCCTTTGACCTTGGGTTCGGATACGAATGGTTCTATTCGTGTTCCTGCGGCTTTGTGTGGTGTGTTTGGTTTTAAACCGACGTATGGCAGGTTATCTCGTGCGGGTGTAAAATTATTCTCTAGCAGTTTAGACCATATTGGCCATTTTGCGACTTCAGTTAGAGATATTGCGACAATATTCGATGTTCTGCAAGGTGAGGATGGAAAAGATCCAATTTGTACGAAACGCCCTGCTGAAAGGAGTTTATTGCAAATTAATAATGATATTTCTCATCTTAGAATTGCGATCGCAGATGATTATTTTACCCAAAATTCCACACCGGAAGCTTTAGCAGCAGTACAAAAGGTGGCTAAAGCGTTGAATATCACCCAATATGTAAACATACCAGAAGCAGACATTGCTCGTGCTGCGGCCTTTGTAATTACAGCTTGTGAAGGTGCAAATCTGCATTTAGAGAAATTAAAATCCCGTCCGCAGGACTTTGATGTTGCCACACGCGATCGCTTTTTAGCTGGTGCATTAATTCCCGGCTCTTGGTATATTCAAGCACAGCGTTTTAGAAGATGGTATCGAGATCAAATCCGAGAAATATTTCAAAATTTAGATATAATCATTGCCCCCACTACACCGATTACAAGCCCGTTAATTGGTCAGCAAACCATGATTTTAGATAGTGAAGAAATTCTTGTCCGTCCTCATTTAGGATTATTCACTCAACCATTATCTTTTATTGGTTTACCGGTTTTATCAGTACCCATTCAAAACCAAAATTCTCTGCCTTTAGGTGTACAATTAATAGCAGCACCTGATAATGAAGTTCTAATTTTACAAATTGCGGCAGTCTTGGAATCACAGGGTGTAGTTTCATGTCAGGTCAGTATTTAA
- a CDS encoding glutaminase produces the protein MIKLEKINTSNLSLWVQEAKTQAKQGSVIDRIPLLAVADPNCFAVHICCQSGENYSLGDTACVFPLMSVIKVFSLLYLLKLFEANKVFQWVGIKPSAAPFNSFEQLVADNGHPRNPMINSGAITLSDKLPGEDANNRAYLFCEWLNEVAGCQLYVDLEMLASVRVTRSPANIAIAHHLNQNGYIENIETALDTYEQICCISGRVQDLALLGKLLACENSWINSENRRIVNAVMLTCGLYEASAEYAVKIGLPMKSGIGGGLLAIAPNQGAIACYSPALDRIGNPVAGLAFIEALSQNLSLK, from the coding sequence TTGATAAAACTCGAAAAAATCAATACAAGTAATTTATCTCTTTGGGTACAGGAAGCCAAAACCCAAGCAAAACAGGGAAGTGTGATTGATCGTATCCCTCTTTTAGCTGTAGCTGACCCTAATTGCTTTGCGGTTCACATCTGCTGTCAGTCAGGAGAAAATTATAGTTTAGGGGATACAGCTTGTGTATTTCCTTTGATGAGTGTAATTAAGGTATTCTCTCTATTATATTTGCTAAAACTTTTTGAAGCTAACAAGGTATTTCAATGGGTTGGAATTAAACCTTCAGCAGCTCCTTTTAATTCTTTTGAACAATTAGTTGCTGATAATGGACATCCCCGCAACCCGATGATTAATAGTGGTGCTATTACCTTATCTGATAAACTGCCTGGTGAGGATGCAAATAATCGCGCATATTTATTTTGTGAATGGCTTAATGAAGTAGCAGGTTGTCAACTATATGTAGATTTGGAAATGTTGGCTTCAGTTCGTGTTACTCGTTCACCTGCAAATATAGCGATCGCACATCATCTGAATCAAAATGGATATATTGAAAATATTGAAACTGCCCTTGACACCTATGAACAAATATGCTGTATTTCTGGACGAGTGCAGGATTTAGCTTTATTAGGAAAATTATTAGCTTGTGAAAACAGTTGGATAAATTCTGAAAACCGCCGCATCGTTAACGCTGTGATGCTAACCTGCGGATTATATGAAGCTTCTGCTGAGTATGCCGTCAAAATTGGTTTACCGATGAAATCAGGTATTGGCGGAGGGTTATTAGCGATCGCACCAAATCAAGGAGCGATCGCTTGTTACAGTCCTGCTCTAGATCGTATAGGCAATCCTGTTGCAGGGCTGGCATTCATCGAAGCTTTATCCCAAAATTTAAGCTTAAAATAA
- a CDS encoding DUF4089 domain-containing protein, with protein sequence MGNQQIDVNEYVEQMSLLLNLQIKDEYRDDVVVNFERIKSIAEIVNNFPLGEEIEIAPTFEP encoded by the coding sequence ATGGGAAATCAACAAATTGATGTAAATGAGTATGTAGAACAAATGTCGTTGTTACTAAACTTGCAGATAAAAGATGAATATCGAGATGACGTGGTAGTGAATTTTGAGAGAATCAAATCAATAGCAGAAATTGTCAATAATTTTCCTTTAGGAGAAGAGATTGAAATTGCACCCACGTTTGAACCATGA
- a CDS encoding KGK domain-containing protein: protein MNNKYIPLNCGDDILSLGKDIFKISRFKELVIREIRENLMLQTCNSEQQSQGSIIQLFKTVQVGEEVIDISNIQFQFFKDCQLLIRGNKNWQTGKLKVQISISPLGKQADEVYIEFYSDELDEPLTLENLPQISKNMTYSKSYY from the coding sequence ATGAATAATAAATACATTCCTTTGAATTGTGGTGATGACATCCTATCTTTAGGAAAAGATATATTTAAAATAAGTAGATTTAAGGAGTTAGTGATCCGAGAAATTCGAGAAAATTTAATGCTACAAACTTGTAATTCTGAACAACAGTCTCAGGGATCAATTATACAATTATTTAAAACTGTTCAAGTTGGAGAAGAAGTTATAGACATAAGTAACATTCAATTTCAGTTTTTTAAAGATTGTCAGTTACTAATTAGGGGTAATAAAAACTGGCAGACAGGAAAACTGAAGGTTCAGATATCTATATCACCTTTAGGTAAACAAGCCGATGAAGTATACATAGAATTTTATTCTGATGAATTGGATGAACCATTAACATTAGAAAATTTGCCACAGATTTCTAAAAATATGACTTACTCTAAATCATATTATTGA
- a CDS encoding hemolysin family protein, translating into MLKLIITIFIIIVGSALCSSIETALFSVSTLRVRQLAQSKNPAAVALLAIRENMNRPIATIVILNNTFNIIGSIITGNIATQVLGDNWLGVFSGILTFLIIIFGEIIPKTIGERYSEQIAILTAIPITGLSIAFTPLVWILENVTAPFSRGRKRPTTNEAEIKLLARIGQQEGIIQSEEAEMIQRVFRLNDVTASDLMTPQIMLTYIRGNLTLAESKTDIIASQHTRIIVIDESIDQVMGFALKQSLLTAMIEGSNDQKIADLCRNVRFVPEIIRADKLLKNFIEAREHLAVVVDEYGCVAGVITLEDVLEVITGEIVDETDKTVDLQEIARKKRERMLQSINISHTKETIVD; encoded by the coding sequence ATGTTAAAACTTATAATTACTATATTCATTATTATTGTAGGTTCAGCGCTTTGTTCTAGTATAGAAACAGCGCTGTTTTCTGTTTCAACGTTGAGAGTTAGACAATTAGCTCAATCAAAAAATCCAGCCGCAGTTGCACTTCTGGCGATTCGTGAAAACATGAATCGACCTATTGCTACTATTGTTATTCTCAATAATACTTTCAATATTATTGGTAGTATTATTACAGGTAATATTGCGACTCAAGTATTAGGAGATAATTGGCTTGGTGTATTCTCAGGAATACTAACATTTTTGATTATCATATTTGGAGAAATTATTCCAAAGACAATTGGAGAGAGATATTCTGAACAAATAGCCATACTTACAGCTATACCTATCACTGGACTTTCGATTGCTTTTACACCTTTAGTTTGGATTCTAGAAAATGTCACTGCACCCTTTTCTAGAGGGAGAAAAAGACCGACAACAAATGAAGCAGAAATAAAACTGTTAGCAAGGATTGGTCAACAAGAAGGAATTATTCAAAGTGAAGAAGCAGAAATGATTCAGAGGGTATTTAGATTAAATGATGTGACAGCTTCAGATTTAATGACACCCCAAATCATGCTGACCTATATACGTGGTAATTTAACTCTTGCTGAGTCTAAAACCGATATTATTGCTTCTCAACATACGCGAATTATTGTTATTGATGAATCTATTGATCAAGTTATGGGATTTGCTCTCAAACAAAGCTTACTAACAGCGATGATTGAAGGTAGTAATGACCAAAAAATTGCAGATTTATGTCGCAATGTCCGCTTTGTTCCTGAAATAATCCGGGCTGATAAACTTCTGAAAAACTTTATAGAAGCCCGTGAACATCTTGCAGTAGTAGTTGATGAATATGGGTGTGTAGCTGGTGTTATTACTTTAGAGGATGTGCTAGAGGTAATAACTGGTGAAATTGTAGATGAGACTGACAAAACAGTTGATTTACAAGAAATTGCCCGTAAAAAACGGGAAAGAATGTTGCAATCTATCAATATTTCTCATACCAAAGAAACTATTGTTGATTAA
- a CDS encoding glycoside hydrolase family 57 protein, with amino-acid sequence MAIGYVALVLHAHLPFVRHPESEYVLEEEWLYEAITETYIPLLKVFEGLKRDGIDFKITMSMTPPLVSMLRDPLLQERYDAHLSQLEELIELEAERNVQNGHLRYLAEHYATEFNEARELWERYNGDLVTAFKGFQDTNNLEIITCGATHGYLPLMKMYPQAVWAQIQVACEHYEETFGKAPRGIWLPECAYYEGLDRMLADAGLRYFLTDGHGILYARPRPRFGTYAPIFTEPGVAAFGRDHESSQQVWSSEVGYPGAAEYREFYKDLGWEAEYEYIKPYIMPNGQRKNTGIKYHKITGRGLGLSDKALYDPYWAKEKAADHAANFMYNRERQSEHLHGIMGRPPIIVSPYDAELFGHWWYEGPWFIDYLFRKSWYDQGTYEMTHLADYLRANPTQQVCRPAQSSWGYKGFHEYWLNETNAWVYPHLHKAAERMIEISTLEPEDELQWKALNQAARELLLAQSSDWAFIMRTGTMVPYAVRRTRSHLMRFNKLYEDVKVGKIDSGWLEKVELMDNIFPNINYRSYRPM; translated from the coding sequence ATGGCTATAGGCTACGTCGCACTCGTACTTCATGCACACTTACCCTTCGTTCGTCACCCAGAAAGTGAGTACGTGCTGGAAGAAGAATGGCTCTATGAAGCCATCACTGAAACATATATCCCCTTATTGAAAGTATTTGAAGGCTTAAAGCGAGACGGGATCGACTTTAAAATCACCATGAGTATGACACCTCCCCTCGTGTCAATGCTACGTGATCCGCTGCTACAAGAACGCTACGACGCACATTTATCTCAATTAGAAGAATTAATAGAACTAGAAGCCGAGCGCAATGTCCAAAACGGTCATCTTCGTTATTTAGCTGAACATTACGCGACTGAGTTCAACGAAGCGCGTGAATTATGGGAACGCTATAACGGTGATTTAGTCACAGCTTTTAAAGGATTCCAAGATACTAATAACCTAGAAATTATCACCTGCGGTGCTACTCACGGCTATTTACCGCTGATGAAAATGTATCCCCAAGCTGTATGGGCGCAAATTCAAGTAGCTTGTGAACATTACGAAGAAACTTTTGGCAAAGCACCCAGAGGTATTTGGTTGCCAGAATGCGCCTACTACGAAGGTTTAGACCGAATGTTAGCGGACGCAGGTTTGCGTTATTTCCTCACTGATGGACATGGTATTTTATACGCTCGTCCCCGTCCCCGCTTCGGTACTTATGCGCCAATTTTCACCGAACCTGGTGTAGCAGCCTTTGGTCGAGATCATGAATCGTCTCAACAGGTATGGTCTTCTGAAGTTGGTTATCCTGGTGCAGCCGAATATCGGGAATTTTACAAAGATTTGGGCTGGGAAGCTGAATATGAGTATATTAAGCCTTACATCATGCCCAATGGTCAGAGAAAAAATACAGGTATTAAGTATCATAAAATTACAGGGCGTGGCTTAGGTCTTTCTGATAAAGCACTCTATGATCCTTATTGGGCAAAGGAAAAAGCCGCAGATCACGCCGCTAATTTCATGTATAACCGTGAACGTCAATCTGAGCATTTACACGGTATCATGGGTCGCCCGCCAATTATTGTTTCACCTTATGATGCAGAGTTATTTGGTCATTGGTGGTATGAAGGCCCTTGGTTTATTGATTACCTGTTCCGTAAGTCTTGGTATGACCAAGGAACTTATGAAATGACCCATTTAGCTGATTATTTGCGGGCTAATCCCACTCAACAAGTTTGTCGTCCTGCTCAGTCGAGTTGGGGTTATAAAGGGTTTCATGAGTATTGGTTAAATGAGACAAATGCCTGGGTTTACCCACATTTACACAAAGCTGCGGAACGGATGATTGAAATATCCACCTTGGAACCAGAGGATGAGTTGCAGTGGAAAGCTTTAAACCAAGCAGCACGGGAGTTATTATTAGCGCAATCTTCAGACTGGGCGTTTATTATGCGGACAGGAACAATGGTTCCTTATGCGGTGAGAAGAACGCGATCGCATTTAATGCGGTTTAATAAACTGTATGAAGATGTGAAAGTCGGTAAAATCGATAGCGGTTGGTTGGAAAAAGTAGAGTTAATGGATAATATTTTCCCCAATATTAACTATCGCTCTTATCGTCCAATGTAG